TTGGCGTGGAGCGTCGTGCAGATTCCGGCATGGGAGGTCGACGCGATCGGAGTGCACGTGGCGAACATCGAAGGCATGCGCCGGGCGGTGGCAGGGCTGGACGTGGCACCCGGGTACGTTCTCACCGATGGTTTCCGGGTACCGGGGCTGGCGGCGCCTTCGCTGCCGGTGATCGGGGGAGACGGCGCCTCGGCCTGCATCGCTGCCGCGAGCATTCTCGCGAAGGTCACGCGTGACCGGGTGATGGTGGAGATGGGCCGCCGGATCCCCGGTTACGATTTCGCGATCCACAAGGGATACAGCACGGCCCGGCACATGGCAGCGCTCGCGCGCCTGGGGCCGAGCGAGGAGCATCGGATGTCGTATTCGAACGTGGCAGGTGTCGGTGTCGATGCCGTCCGCGAGGGTGCGCGATGATGGGCGTTCGGAGTACGGACGTTCACACTGGAGCAGGAGGACCGCGGAACCGATGAGTGCCGAAGATCTCGAGAAGTACGAAACCGAGATGGAGCTGTCGCTCTATCGCGAGTACCGGGACATCGTCGGGCAGTTCTCCTATGTCGTCGAAACCGAGCGGCGCTTCTACCTCGCGAACTCGGTGGAACTGCTCCCGCACAACGCCGACGGTGAGATCTACTTCGAACTACGGATGTCGGATGCCTGGGTGTGGGACATGTACCGGCCGGCCCGGTTCGTGAAGTACGTGCGGGTGATCACGTTCAAGGACGTCAACATCGAGGAACTCGACAAGCCGGACCTGCGACTGCCGGACAACGGGCTGTCCTGACCCGAGGTCGGGAGGCCGAGCTCGTGCCGGGACGAGTTCCTACCGGTGTGGTGGGGTGTCCCGCGTCCCGAAGGTCCCGATGGCACCTCGCAGGCTCTCCACCGTCAGGCGCAGTACTTCCATCCGGGTTCCCTGTCCCCGGGCGACGTAGTCGACGGCGGTGTACAGGAAGGTCCAGACCAGATTCTGGACCCAGTCCACGGTGAGGTCCGGCCGAATCGACCCGTCGCGGTGGCCGCGTTCGATCGCGGCGTTCACGTCGTCCTCGTCGCCGATGCACGTATCCGCGACCTCGAGCACGCCCGGGGTGGAGAACATGACCGCGAGCAGGTCGGCCAGTTCGTAGTATTCGCGGCACAACCGTGCCACCGCGTCCAGTCCGGTGCCCTCGTCGAGTCGCGCCCGCTCGGCCGCCTCGCGGCGTGAGCGTGCGGCCAGACGCCCGATCTCGTCGACGAGCTCCTGTCGTTCTGCGAAGTACCGGTGCAACGTCGTGCGCCCCACTCGTGCCGCAGCCGCGATGTCGCCGAGCGATGCAGTCGGTTTGGTCGCGAGGACGTTGACCGCCGCGGCGAGGATCGCGGACCGAGTGCGTTCGCGGGCCGCGGTTTCTTCGGTCGGGCGGGGCTGCCCGGAGGAGATCTCGAGGGACACAGGCACAGTGTAGAACCCTCCCGTAAGGGAACGCACTGCAACTGTATAGGAAATGAATTGACCGGAATGGAACATTGGTGTTCCATTGAAGCATGTCGATCGACACTCTCCGCCCGGATCCCTCCTCCGCTCCCGACTCGACCGCCACCGACACACCGACACCCGACACGTCCGGAAACATGCGCATCCTCCTCGAGTTCGCGAGGCCGCACCTGCCGGTTCTGGTTCTCGGGCTCGTCTTCGCTCTCGGCGGGTCCGCTGCCCAACTGGTCACCCCTCTGGTGACCAAGTGGGTGCTGGACTCACTGGGGACGGATGCCTCACTCACCGGGCCAGTCGTGGCGCTGGTCGCGCTGCTGATCGTGGGCTCGGTACTCGGGTGCGCGCAGTGGATCATCCTCGGCACCGCTGCCGAGGAGGTCGTCTACGACGCCCGGACGTCGTTGGTGCGCAGGCTGTTGCGCGCCACCGTACCGGCCGTGCAGAAGCGCCCGGCCGGCGAACTCGTCACCCGTGTCACGTCCGACACACTGCTGTTGCGAGAGGCGGCGTCGTCCGCCGTCGTGGGCATCGTCAACGCGGCCGTTCTCGCGGTGGGCACCGTCATCCTCATGGGCGTGCTCGATCTTCCACTGCTGGGTGTCACCCTCGTGGCGTTCGTGATCGTCGGTGCGCTGTTCGGTGTGCTCATGCCCCGAATCGCCAAGGCGGAGGCGAGAACCCAGGAGTCCCTCGGGCGTCTGGGTGGGCTCCTCGAAGGAAGCCTGCGGGCCGTGCGGACCGTCAAGGTCGCCCGAGCCGAAGCGAGGGTCGGTGGCCGCGTCGAGAACGAGGCATCGGAGGCACGGACCCACGCCGTGACGGCGGTACGGGTCCAGGCCGTGGCATGGACGGTGGCGTGGGCCGGAGTGCAGGGCGCGATCATCGCGATTCTGGCGTTCGGGGCGTTCCGTGTGGATCAGGGCCTGTTGCAGGTGTCCACCCTGATCGCGTTCCTGCTCTACGCATTCACCCTGATGGGGCCGGTACAGGAACTGGCGCAGAACGTCACCGCGCTGCAATCGGGATTCGCTGCCGCGTCGCGTATCCGGCAGCTACAGAGCCTGCCGGTGGAAGAGGACGTCGTCGAGACCGCACCACTGCCCGCCGAGACCGGCGGACCCGGGTTGATCACGCTGCGCGCCGTCACGGTCGTCCACGACGGAACGACCACGCCCGCACTCGATTGCGTGGATCTCACGATTCCGCGGCGCGGCCACGTCGCGGTGGTCGGGCCTTCCGGGGCCGGGAAGACGACGCTGTTCTCGACGATCCTGCGCTTCCTCGAACCGCGCGACGGCGAGTTGTCGCTGAACGGCGTGGGGTATCGCCACATCGGATTGGACGATCTGCGCGGCAGGATGTCCTACGTCGAGCAGGAGACACCCGTCGTGCCTGGGACGATCCGGGAGAACGTGGTGTTCGGTGCGCCCGATGCCACCGACGACGAGATCCGCGACGTACTACGGTTGCTGGACCTCGACGGAGCTGTCGATCGCCTGCCGCAGGGGATCGACACACCGCTGACCGAGAATTCTCTGTCCGGCGGGCAACGTCAGCGCATCGCGATGGCACGGGCGATGCTGACGCGGAGCGAACTCCTCCTCCTGGACGAGGCGACCGCACAGGTGGACACACTCACCGAGGCGGCGATCGTCGCCGCCGTCTCCGAGCGTGCGCGTACCGGTGTCGTGGTGACGATCGCCCACCGGT
This genomic interval from Rhodococcus triatomae contains the following:
- a CDS encoding ribonuclease HII, coding for MGSWPPRTVIRRSAGLRTMESALARCGLGPVAGVDEAGRGACAGPLVVAACVLPSRPHSSLARLDDSKKLTERAREELFPIIRRSALAWSVVQIPAWEVDAIGVHVANIEGMRRAVAGLDVAPGYVLTDGFRVPGLAAPSLPVIGGDGASACIAAASILAKVTRDRVMVEMGRRIPGYDFAIHKGYSTARHMAALARLGPSEEHRMSYSNVAGVGVDAVREGAR
- a CDS encoding DUF2469 domain-containing protein; this encodes MSAEDLEKYETEMELSLYREYRDIVGQFSYVVETERRFYLANSVELLPHNADGEIYFELRMSDAWVWDMYRPARFVKYVRVITFKDVNIEELDKPDLRLPDNGLS
- a CDS encoding TetR/AcrR family transcriptional regulator, whose translation is MSLEISSGQPRPTEETAARERTRSAILAAAVNVLATKPTASLGDIAAAARVGRTTLHRYFAERQELVDEIGRLAARSRREAAERARLDEGTGLDAVARLCREYYELADLLAVMFSTPGVLEVADTCIGDEDDVNAAIERGHRDGSIRPDLTVDWVQNLVWTFLYTAVDYVARGQGTRMEVLRLTVESLRGAIGTFGTRDTPPHR
- a CDS encoding ABC transporter ATP-binding protein; the protein is MSIDTLRPDPSSAPDSTATDTPTPDTSGNMRILLEFARPHLPVLVLGLVFALGGSAAQLVTPLVTKWVLDSLGTDASLTGPVVALVALLIVGSVLGCAQWIILGTAAEEVVYDARTSLVRRLLRATVPAVQKRPAGELVTRVTSDTLLLREAASSAVVGIVNAAVLAVGTVILMGVLDLPLLGVTLVAFVIVGALFGVLMPRIAKAEARTQESLGRLGGLLEGSLRAVRTVKVARAEARVGGRVENEASEARTHAVTAVRVQAVAWTVAWAGVQGAIIAILAFGAFRVDQGLLQVSTLIAFLLYAFTLMGPVQELAQNVTALQSGFAAASRIRQLQSLPVEEDVVETAPLPAETGGPGLITLRAVTVVHDGTTTPALDCVDLTIPRRGHVAVVGPSGAGKTTLFSTILRFLEPRDGELSLNGVGYRHIGLDDLRGRMSYVEQETPVVPGTIRENVVFGAPDATDDEIRDVLRLLDLDGAVDRLPQGIDTPLTENSLSGGQRQRIAMARAMLTRSELLLLDEATAQVDTLTEAAIVAAVSERARTGVVVTIAHRLSTVRHADVIVVMEDGRVRASGSHDELLVTDELYRNMVRAGEFASAAD